The genomic interval CTTGCTGTTCTGCCGGACTTCTGGTTTTTCCAAATGCCGGCCTTGATGCCCGTGGGTTTAATTCATACTCTGCTGCTGTTAATCCTCCCGGGGTTTCATATTGTAAATCACTATAAAATAATAAAGCAGTCAGATTTGATTTTGGGGTATAATCCCATTTTTGATGTACTTGTAAGTATTTCCTTTCCATCTTGCTGTGGTCACGGAAACCATCACTTCGCTGGTAAGACTGGTTAATGTTAAGGGTGTAGTTTTTCCACCTTTGACCAAGGTTCAGGTTCTCGTGGAACAAACCAAATGAACCGCCTGTAAGATTTAATGAAAGCTGGGTACTGTCTGTCGCAATAGTATTGGGTGCAATTAATACAACTCCTCCGGAATTAGCGCCATAAATACTGCTTTGAGGACCTTTCAGAATTTGAATATTTTGTATACCAGACAAGTCCAGCGCATTCAGGTAGCTGTTGCCCCCTGCATCAGTTAATGGAAATTCATCAAAGTAGATCTTCACATTCCTGATGCCAAAAGGAGAGCGTAATAAACTTCCCCTTATAGATAACCTGTAGCTCCCCGGAGAACGTTCCTCCATGCGCACTCCTGATATCGTATTTACAGCAGTGACTAAGGAGCTGTTAGGTTGCCGGTCCAGCGCTTTTTTGTCTAAAATAGCAACAGCCCCTGTTGTTCTTAACAAGGGCTGTGCAGAAAAATAAGGACGAATAATGACCTCTTCAAGTTTCTTCGTCGTATCTGGTTTAATCTGACTAAAGCCTGTTAAAGTTAATACCAGAAGCGGAAGTGTAATCAATTGTTTCATCTACCTGGCTGCCACTCTCCAAACCACACCACTTACATCATCTGCAACCAATAGAGCACCATCATTAGCAACGGCTACACCAACGGGACGGCCATAAACTTCGCCTTTGCTTTGATCGGCGATGAAACCCGTTAGGAAATCTTCTGATTTTCCGGTTGGTTTGCCGTTTTTAAAAGGGACAAAAGCGACTTTATAACCTGCTAATACTGATCGGTTCCATGAGCCGTGCTGGCCAATGAAAGCTCCGCCCTGATATTTTTCCGGAAACTTTTTAGCGGTGTAAAATGCCAGTCCTAAAGATGCAGTATGTGAACCAACTGCTAAATCCGGAACAAGAGCAGATTTAACCAGTTCGGGATGCTGACCTTTCAATCTCGGGTCTTCATTTTGCCCGTAATAAGAATATGGCCAGCCATAAAATCCACCTGGTTTAACACTGGTAATATAATCAGGTACAAGATCGTCTCCAAGACCATCGCGTTCATTTACTGCTGTCCATAAGGCATTGGTAACAGGGGCCCAGGCTACACCTACCGGATTTCTTAATCCTGCAGCATATATTTTTTCGCCTGTCCCATCAGGATTTACTTCCAGTATATTCGCCCGGCGCACTTCATGTTCCATACCATTCTCTCCTGCATTACTTCCGGATCCTACTGTAATATAGATTTTGGAATGATCAGCATTTGTAATCAGATTTCTCGTCCAGTGATTGTTATAACCACCAGCGGGCAGTTCCACAATCTTTTTGCCTTTTCCGGTAATTTTGGTGTCGCCTGTTTGATAAGGGTATACATAAAGACCATCAGTATTGGCTACGTAAAATGAATTACCAATAATCAATACCCCATAAGGTTGATCAAGCCCGGATAAAAATGTTGTCTGTAAATCAAATTTACCATCTTTATTGGTGTCCCTGAACAACAGTACTGTGTTTGCACTTGAACCACTTACTTCTGCTTGAGCTTTACCACTCAGTGCATTGGCAATTTTCTCTTTAGTATTACGCTCAGAATTGGAAAGTACAACCAGTATATCACCATTGGGGGCAACATAAATATTTCTTGGACTTTTAATATTTCCTGCGAACCGCGTCACTGTAAATCCTGCTGGTGCTACAGGTGTTTTATCTGCCGGCCAGCCTATAACTTTGCTGAATTTGGTTTTTGAAGCACCGGTATCTGGTGCCGGAAGGTTTAACGCATTTGTAGTACTATCATTCGTAGTTGTATCTGTCTTTATTGTACTCTTTTTTGTCTGTGAATTACAAGAAAGCATAAATGGGACAGTACTCAGCAGCAGCAGATATCTTTTCATTGGAATATGGTTTTTGGTTTATATATTTTATAATCTTCAGCAGCTTGCGAAAGCTATTTTGTTAACAAGTTAATTGAAAAGATGTTTCAGGAAAATATATAGTTCAATGTAGTTGTGAATTTAGCTATTAAAATTGTTTTAACTGTGCGGTAGTAAAAAAAAAGTCCTGCTCAATGAAGAACAGGACTTTTAAAATAAAAATTAGACTACCTCAGTAATTAAGCTAGTTTAGATTGTAAGTTCTCATCAATTGCAGCTAAGAATTCTTCAGTATATAAGTAGTGTTTACCATGTTCTACTTTGTTACCATGGATACAAACAGCTAAATCTTTAGTCATTTTACCACTTTCAACAGTTTCAATACAAACCTGCTCTAAAGCGTGACAGAAGTTAATTAATGGTTGGTTATTATCTAATACTCCACGGAATTCCAATCCTCTTGTCCATGCAAAGATAGAAGCAATAGGATTTGTAGAAGTTGGTTTACCAGCCTGGTGATCACGGTAGTGACGAGTCACTGTACCATGCGCTGCTTCAGCTTCCATAGTTTTTCCATCTGGAGTAACTAATACTGAAGTCATTAAACCTAATGAACCAAATCCTTGTGCAACTGTATCAGATTGAACATCTCCGTCATAGTTTTTACAAGCCCAAACAAAGTTACCATTCCATTTCAAGGCAGAAGCTACCATGTCATCGATCAAACGGTGCTCATAAGTAATACCTGCTTCTTTAAATTTAGCTAAGAAGTCATTTTCATAAATCTCCTGGAAGATATCTTTGAAACGACCATCGTATTTTTTAAGAATAGTGTTTTTTGTAGAAAGGTATAAAGGCCATTTTTTGATTAATGCCTGGTTGAAACAAGCATGTGCAAAACCACGGATACTCTCATCAGTGTTATACATGGCTAAGGCAACACCATCGCCCTGGAAGTTGTATACATCAAATGACTGAACCTCACCACCATCTTCCGGAGTGAATGTCAGCGTTAATTTACCTTTACCTTTAGTTACTAAATCAGTAGCACGGTACTGGTCACCAAAAGCATGACGGCCGATACAGATCGGTGCAGTCCAGTTTGGTACTAAACGAGGAACATTGCTCATTACAATTGGCTCACGGAAAACAGTACCATCTAAGATATTACGGATGGTTCCGTTTGGTGATTTCCACATTTGTTTTAAATTAAATTCTTTTACGCGGTCTTCATCAGGAGTAATGGTAGCACATTTAATACCTACACCGTATTTTTTAATGGCTTCAGCTGAATCAATAGTTACCTGATCGTTTGTCTCATCACGGTATTCTATACCAAGATCATAATATTTAATATCAAGATCAAGATAAGGTAAAATCAGTTTATCCTTAATGAATTTCCAGATGATACGGGTCATCTCATCACCATCTAACTCTACAACTGGCTGGTCTACTTTAATTTTTTGTACAGACATATTATGGTTTCAATTTTAACTTTATAAAAAAACAAAGATATAAATTTTGAGTTTATAGCCTCATTTTCGCGTAAATTACCAAAACAAATGAAGATTAAGTAACGTTATATTGACATAAAAATATTAAGCTATGGTTACAGACGCAAATAATGCAGGTGAAGGTAAAGGATCTGGAGATAAACTTCATAATTCTGACTTAGGAGAGACAAAAGATTTTAACCAGTTATCTTTTGACAAAGAGAAAAATAGTTATGAGCTTGATGTCAAAGGACCGGATAAGGATTATGATCATCCGCTTCCATATGATACTACAGCTGAGAATGGCGGAGACGAGAATTCCGATTATGATGAAGCTAATCCATATATAGGTGACGAATATGCGACCTGGGCAGAAAAGCGAAAAGCTGAACTGGATAACCAGGGAATGCATATTGACCATGGAAATATTGTGGAGGTCAATGCTGAGGACGAACTTTTAGCCAGAACACCAGAAGATGAACGTACAGATCTGGATGAAGAAGGATATCCTAAAAATGATGAACCTGAATTAAGGTAACAGATCCAGATTAAGGCGTTTACGCATGTCTTCCAGTTTAGGATTCTTTTCTAAAAGGTAATGGTATTTTTCGATGCTGGTATATAATCGGTTTTCAATTTTATTTTCTACCCTTTTAGTAACGATTCCTACACTGTAATTCTTTAGCCTTGTTCTCAGGAAATTCAGAAATTCTACCAGTTCATTCTGAAGGATACTTTCCTGAGCAAGGTTAGTAATAGATACTGTAATTTGTTCAGGACTGGTTAACTCCGGATCATTCGTAGTAAGAATGGTATAGAAGTTAATTTTATTTTCTTCCTTAACCTTTTGTATATACTCTTTCCACAGTACCATCAGCTCCTCATGGGTAAATGGTTCTTTCTCTTCACCGAATACAAATTTTGGTTCATCACTCTCTATACCGCCGTTTGCATTTGTAAGTGCTGTAAGGGATGGAATCAGCGTTCCTCCTGCCACATTTCCTAAAGGATTAGGTTTTAATGCAATCTTATTGACAGAATTAAGGTTAGGAGTTACTGAAACGCGGCCAGCCTCAGCCGGGATAACTGGTGGTATTGATGGAATAGCCTTAACAGGTGTTTCTACAGGTTTAGCAGTCATTCCTGCAGGAGGTGGCAGAGGCTCAGGCCTTTCCACATGCACTGCGGGTGCAGTTTTTACATCAGTTTTTTTTTTAGTCTGATCTGTGTCAGTTGCTGTTGTAGAGATGCTATGGGGTAGTTGTGCGAGTTGCAGGACTGACGGAATATGACACATCTTGATCAATGCCAGTTCAACTTGCAGCCGCTGATTCTTGCTGTTTTTATAGGTAAGATCACACTGGTTAGCTAAGTTGAGTGCCGTAAGAATAAACGATACTTGTATCTGCTGACTTTGCGTGATATATTTCTGTTTAATATTTTCGCTAACCTCCAGTAGTTTTACTGTTTGCGGATCTTTGCTGACTAATAAATTCCGCAGATGGCTTGCAAGTCCATTGATGAAATTATTCCCATCAAAACCATTGTTCAGAATTTCATCAAATAATACGAGTGCTAAACTTACCTCTGCATTGTTAAGGTATGCTGTTAACTTGAAATAGTAATCATAATCCAGAATATTGAGGTTGTCGATTACAGCTTTATAAGTCAGGTTTTTATTGGTATAACTTACAATCTGGTCAAACATCGATAATGCATCCCGTAAACCACCATCTGCTTTTTGGGCAATAATATGCAGCCCGTCTGCTTCTACAGTAATTTGTTCACGGATAGCAATCTTATTCAGGTGACTGGAAATGTCATCTACCTGGATCCTGTTGAAGTCAAAAATCTGACAACGCGAAAGGATGGTTGGTAAGATTTTATGTTTTTCTGTTGTTGCCAGTATAAATATGGCATAAGAAGGTGGTTCTTCCAATGTTTTCAGAAACGCATTAAATGCATTTGCAGAAAGCATGTGAACCTCATCTATAATATAAATTTTGTATTTACCAGCTTGTGGCGGGATACGAACCTGTTCAATCAGGCTACGTATATCGTCAACTGAATTATTAGATGCGGCATCCAGTTCATGAAAGTTGAAAGAATGACCAGTTTGAAATGAAACACATGATTCGCAGGTTCCGCAGGCTTCAACCTCACTGGTTAAATTGGTACAGTTAATTGTTTTCGCAAGGATCCTTGCACAGGTTGTTTTACCTACCCCCCTTGGTCCGCAAAAAAGGAATGCCTGGGCCAGCTGATTATTTTTAATCGCATTTTTTAAAGTTCCGGTAATGTGATTTTGCCCTACAACGGTTTCAAACGTTGCTGGACGATACTTACGGGCCGAGACAATAAAATTTTCCATTTCACTGCGAAATTATAAAATTTTTATGGAGCAGAGGGGATTTTGAACAAAATAAAATGAACCAGATATGATTATAGCCGCCATCCTGAGTTTTGATTAGAATTAGCTTCTTTGTGTTTTATTTTTAGAAATGTATAATTATTAAAATTAGTTTAATCTAATTTGTTAGATTTGCTGAAACTAAGACTACATTACGATTATGCTAAAACTAATATTTAAACGATTGTTGCTCATTTTGTTTCTGCTATTTTCTCTTAAGAGCATGGCGCAGGACATAGAAATTTCCGGTGTAATTAAAGATGTCAATAGCAATGAAGCTATCGGGGGAAGTACTATAAAACTCAAAAATTCTAAAAGATCTGCTGTTGCTGATCAGCAGGGGAAATTCAAATTAGCTGTTCCTCAGCAAAAAAATGGTGGAAAACTTTTAATTTCTTACCTCGGATATAAACCAGACTCGATATCAATAGATACCAATAAAAAATATTATGAAATATTATTAGCTACAAAGTCGGATGCGCTGAATGAAGTTGTTGTAACAGGTGTTTCCAGAGCAACCCTTACGAAAGAAAATCCGGTTCCTATTGTATCTGTTTCTAAAAAGAAGATAGAACAATCTTCAGAAAGTAATATTATAGATGTACTGGTGAGAAATGTTCCTGGACTTAATGCCGTAAAAACAGGACCCAATATTTCGAAACCTTTTATCAGAGGACTTGGTTACAACAGGGTGCTGACGTTATATGATGGAATTCGTCAGGAAGGTCAGCAATGGGGAGATGAACATGGTATTGAGGTCGATGCCTATAATATTGAACGTTCTGAAGTCATCAAGGGGCCGGCAAGTTTGATGTATGGCAGTGATGCACTTGCTGGTGTGGTCAGCCTGATGTCCGCTATGCCTGGAATTGATGATGGTCTTTTACATGGGAAGGTCTTATCTGAATATCAGAGTAATAATGGCTTGATTGGAAATGGAATAGGATTGTTTTATTCGAAAAATCATTGGTCTTTTGCACTGCGCGGTTCTTATCGCATCGCCAAAAATTATAGTAACGCAATCGATGGAAGGGTCTATAACACAGGATTCAGAGAAACAAATGCTTCTGGTACCGTTCGTTATCAGACCAGTAAAGGTAATTCCACACTTAACCTGACTCTTTACGATAATATTCAGGGAATTCCTGATGGCAGCCGTGATTCGCTCACCAGAAAATTTACACATCAAATTTATGAGGGAGACCTGGATGAGATTAAGAACCGTCCCATTGTTTCTGATGCGCTGTTAAATTCTTATGCAATGAGTCCTTTACATCAGCATATTCAACATTACCGTATTTATAGTAATAATCATTATACGGTTGGTGAAGGGGATATTGATGTGATGTTAGGTTTTCAGCAAAACATTCGCAGAGAATATAATCACCCGACAATGCCAGATCAGGCGGGTATGTTTGTCAGGTTAAATACCCTAAATTACGGCGTAAAATACAATGCGCCTAAAATATTAAATACTGAATTCACTTTCGGTGTAAATGGGATGTATCAGAATAATTTAAATAAGAATGCAACAGATTTCCCGATTCCGGATTATAGTTTGTTTGATGCAGGAGCTTATCTGTTTGCCAAATGGAAATATGAAAGCTGGACGATCGGAGGTGGGATCAGGTCTGATCTGCGTTATTTAAAGGCAAATGATTTTTATACTTCAACCAATGCACAGACGGGTTTTGGTCAGCATGTTTCGCCTGCTGAAGATGCAAAGGCAAATTTGCAATTCCCTGCTTTTAACAAATCTTTCGGAGGGATCTCATTAAGTTTAGGAACTACTTATCAATTAAATGATCAGGTTAGTTTAAAAGCTAATATTGCCAGAGGATATCGTGCGCCGAGTATTACAGAATTTGCTTCTAATGGGTTGGATCCTGGTGCACATATTATTTATTTGGGAAACCGGGATTTCAAACCTGAGTTCTCTTTACAGGAAGATATTGGTGCAGATATTACACTGAAAGACTTATCTATGTCATTTAGTATTTTCAATAATAATATACAAAATTATATTTATTTAAGCCAGCTGCTTGATGGGGGTGGAAATCCGATTGTCAGCGCACAGGGAGATAAAACTTATCAGTATCAGCAGTCATCTGCGCAGCTATATGGGTTTGAAACCACATTTAATCTTCATCCGGAATCGTGGAAAGGATTTTCATTTGATAATTCACTTTCTATGATTTATGGATTTAATAGGAAAGCGATATATAAAGATAAGAAGACAGGTGGGGAGTATTTACCCCTAATTCCACCTTTACGGTTATTGAGCAGCATCAGTCAGGATATCAAACTTAATTCCAAACTGGTTTCAGGAATGAATTTCAGAGCAGAAGCTGAATATAATGGAGCGCAGGATCGCTATTTAGCACTGAATAATACAGAAACTGCCACTTCATCTTATTTGCTTTTTAATGTAGCTGCCGGAGCAACAATTAATTATTCAAAAAAACATCCGCTGCAAGTGCAGGTACAGGTCAACAATTTATGGAATGAGACTTATCAATCTAATTTAAGCAGACTCAAATATTTTGAATATGATGAGCATTCACCGAATGGATATAACGGGATACAGGGAATGGGAAGAAGTATTGGCGTTAAAGTAATTTGTTCATTTTAGCATTGAATTTTCAAAAGGTTACGAATTACGATATTAATAGGCAACGCTACCGGATTAGTGTTAATTACCTGTTTGGCAAGCTTTAAATGTTTTGAATTGTAGAAAATTATTCCTAAGTTTGCATCCCTGTTTAACACAGGATTTAACATAAAATAATCATAACAATGAATCAGTACGAAACTGTTATCGTTCTAACCCCGTTGTTGTCAGAAGAAGTTGCGAAAGAAGCATTAGCGAAATTCAGCAAAATCATCACTGACAGCGGTGCCGAAATTGTTCAAGAGGACAATTGGGGTTTGAGAAAATTAGCGTATCCGATTGAAAAAAAAGCAAGCGGATTTTTCCACCTTACAGAATACAAATCTTCAGGTGAATTAATTAACAAATTGGAATTAGAACTAAAACGCGATGAGCGTGTTCTTCGTTTCCTTACCATTAGATTAGACCGTCACGCGGTTGCTTATAATGAGAAGAAACGCAGTGGTGCTTTTAACAAAAAACCTAAGAAAGAGGAGGCTGCAGCATAATGGCTAAAGATCAGATACAATATGTTACCGCTCCAAAAGTGGACGATAACAGAAAAAAATATTGCCGTTTCAAAAAGAATGGTATTAAATATATTGATTATAAAGACGCAAACTTTTTGTTAAAATTCATCAATGATCAGGGTAAAATTTTACCCCGCCGCTTAACCGGTACTTCATTGAAATTTCAACGTAAAGTGGCTCAAGCGGTTAAACGTTCTCGCCACATTGGTTTGTTACCTTTCGTTGCTGACCAATTAAAATAAGAGCTGAACATGGAAATTATATTAAAACAGGACATCAAATCTCTTGGAGAGAAAGATGATATTGTAAACGTAAAGCCAGGTTACGGACGTAACTACCTTATCCCACAAGGATTCGGTGCTTTAGCTACTCCATCTGCTAAAAAAGTATTAGCAGAGAACTTAAAACAAGCAGCGTTTAAACAAGATAAAATTAAGAAAGATGCTGAAGGTATCGCAACTCGTTTAGCTGATGTTAAATTGAGTATCGGTGCTAAAGCTGGTGAAACTGGTAAAATCTTTGGTGCAGTAAACACTATTATGATTGCTGATGCATTAAAACAACAAGGTTTTGATGTTGACCGTCGCCGTATCACTTTCGAAACTGAACCTAAATTTGTTGGTGAATATATCGCTAACTTAAACTTACACAAAGAAGTGAAAGTTAAAGTTCCTTTCGCAGTTGTAGCTGAGTAATCTCATCTTAAACGAATATAAAAAAAGCGTTCCGGTTATCGGAACGCTTTTTTTATGCTTTAAATTCTTCTTCTTTTAGATCTGTTTTCATCAATTAATTTCCGGATCTCTTTGATGTCTTTTTTAGAGAAACCGTGAATTTCTACTTTATTGCCATTCACAAATAAGCGTAAAGTCGCAAATCCAATCATTGGAGAGTCAACCTCAATCGAAGTAATATCTTCGTAATTCAGATATTTAGAGTCTCCGCTAAATAAACCTGGTACCTTTATTTCAATACTGTTTTCTTCTAAATAGATTTCTGCCGGAAAAACCTTGTTTCCCTCTGAGAGCCTTGATGCTGTAAACTTCATTTTTTTTGATCTGAATGTAATCGCAAATCTAGCTATTAAGCCAATTGTTTTTGCTTTTCAATTGCATTTAATAATTTCTCATAAGGAGCATTGAATTTTTCTATCCCTTCATCCTCCAGCTGCTGGGTAAGTTTGGCCAGATCAATATCTTCATGACGTAATTGTGCCAGTATAGCAGATGCGCCATCAAGATCAATTTCAAGGCGGCTTTCCGGGTCACCATGATCGCGGTAAGCTTCCAGCGTTTCCATAGGGATGGTATCTACTGTATTGGGGCCAATCAGCGCTTCTACATATTTAGTATCCTTAAAAGCAGGATTTTTACTACTTGTACTTGCCCAAAGCAAACGCTGAGGTTTAGCGCCAAGGGCAGCTAGTTTTTCCCATCTTTCTCCACTGAAAACCTGCTGATAGATCTCATATGCTTTTTTTGCAGAAGCGATGGCAACTTCGCCCTTTAATTCCCCCAGATGTTTTTCTTCCAGGATAGGATCAACGAGTACATCTATCCGGCTTAAAAAGAAGCTGGCCACTGATGCAATATCTTTAATACTCTCATTTCTTGCTGCACGTTCTTCCAATCCTTCCAGATAAGCATCTGTTACTTGTTTATAGCGCTCCAGACCAAATAGTAAGGTCACATTGATATTCAGTCCTTCAGAGATTGATTTCTTAATGGCTGCTAAACCTGGTTGAGTACCAGGAATCTTAATCATCACATTTTTGCGGTTTACTTCTTTCCAAAGGTGTAAGGCCTGCTTAATTGTTCCTTCGGTATCTAGTGCCAGGAGTGGGGAAACCTCCAGGCTTGCATAACCATCCGCACCTTCTACTTCTTCATTATATACCGGCAATAATAAATCTGCTGCCTGCTGGATGTCTTTAATTGCAAGACGGTAAAAAATATCTTCGTTACTTATTTTCTCTTTTGAGAGCTCAGCTATATCAGCATCATAATCAGAGCTGCTGCTAATCGCTTTTTCAAATATAGCCGGATTAGAAGTTAGCCCCCTCACGCCATCAATTTCAATCAGTTCTTTTAATTTGCCAGATTTGATAATGTCACGGTCAATAAAGTCCAGCCAGATACTTTGACCATAATCGTGTATTTTTTTTACTTTATTCGCTTCCATATTGTATTGTTTTAATTAAAAACAAGTAAATACACTGAATGTTTATTCTGCTTTAAATATATGCACTGACATGACAAATCTCTATTTTTATTTACCTTTGAGCAATGGCTGTAAAACGTGGCAAAAACACTAAAAAGAGAAAATTCGACTTCAGGAATTTACCAATATTAATAGGGAAATGTATTTTGTGGTTTTTCCTGAGTACAATCCTCTGGGTTTTGGCTTACCGGTTCATTAATCCGCCTTTTACGTCTCTGATGATCTTGCGCAATATTGAACGCAAGTCTGATGGAAAGACTTTTAAAACAGAGAAAGACTGGGTAAAACTCAGTGAAATGTCAGACCAGATTAAGCGTGCGGCTATTGCTGGTGAAGACCAGAAATTTGTTCACCACTGGGGTTTTGATATGAAAGCTATTGGCAGGGCATATAGTGCTAATAAAGGAGATAGCACTAAAGTTAAAGGTGGGAGCACGATCTCACAGCAAACCGCTAAAAATGTATTTTTGTGGCCCGGAAGATCCTGGGTACGTAAAGGTTTTGAAGCCTACTTTACGGTATTGATTGAAATGATGTGGAGCAAACAGCGGATATTGGAAGTGTATCTGAATGTGATTGAAATGGGAGATGGAATATATGGTGCGGAAGCCGCTTCACAAAGTTATTACGGAAAATCATGCAGAAATCTGAACAGATCAGAAGCAGCATTGATTGTAGCCTGTTTCCCTAATCCATTACGCTGGACGCCTTTACATCCAACATTATATATCAGACACAGGCAATATCTGATTATGAGAAATATAAGAAACCTTGGACCTCTAAAATTTAAGTAAGTCTGGTGCTGATCATAAGGTTTTCGCGGGTTAAAGTAAATCCGCGAAAACTTTATTGTGCCAGCTATCTTTGAAAGGAACTTCCCATTTCGTCTGGAAATCTTCCAATGTCTGAACCATATTGTTAAATACAATAGAATCCGGGGTTACATGCTTAATGCTGATCAGTGTTTCGAAATCTTCCTTATTGACAACAATTACTTTATCGTCAACTTTGTAAGCCATATTAAAGCGATTGAATAAATCGGCTCCATATTCAGTTTCAATTCCCTTAATGATGCGTACTGAAGCATCAATAGAACAACCAGTAGCACCAGCTGTGGCTTCATCTACGGTGAAAATAATAAAATAATTGTACCTGATTTCTGCTTTTGCCTGTAACTGGTGGCCATGGGCTTTCCATTGTGCAGTAAAACCGTCCAATTGTTGTTGAATTGCACTAACCTCCTGGTCACTGAATTCACGATCGCTCTGATAGATCCAAACTTTTGATTGTGGAGAAAAACTCATATCACAAATTTAACATTTTATTTAAATTGATTTACCCAAATAGCAATTGAGATGAAAAAGTTTACAATCTTCTTGAAAATTAGTGCTTATACGCTGTTATGTACTGTTTTTCTTTCCTTTTCATCCTATAGCCCAACAGAAGAAGAAGCGATATATGTTCAGCAAAAATTAGAAGATCACTACAATAAAGAAGCTAAAGGAGGGAGTATAAAGAAGTACGAACTACGGATTACTAACAGTGGATTCTGTCGTTATAAATGTTTTTTTAACAATGGAAAGATAGAATATTTCTCTTTTAACTTTTTAAAATACAAGGATTTGGATTATGCCGGGACAGCACAATCCGGGAGCTTAATTTTACGTACCAAGGGGGACGATGTTATTGTGCAGACT from Pedobacter sp. WC2423 carries:
- the tal gene encoding transaldolase codes for the protein MEANKVKKIHDYGQSIWLDFIDRDIIKSGKLKELIEIDGVRGLTSNPAIFEKAISSSSDYDADIAELSKEKISNEDIFYRLAIKDIQQAADLLLPVYNEEVEGADGYASLEVSPLLALDTEGTIKQALHLWKEVNRKNVMIKIPGTQPGLAAIKKSISEGLNINVTLLFGLERYKQVTDAYLEGLEERAARNESIKDIASVASFFLSRIDVLVDPILEEKHLGELKGEVAIASAKKAYEIYQQVFSGERWEKLAALGAKPQRLLWASTSSKNPAFKDTKYVEALIGPNTVDTIPMETLEAYRDHGDPESRLEIDLDGASAILAQLRHEDIDLAKLTQQLEDEGIEKFNAPYEKLLNAIEKQKQLA
- the mtgA gene encoding monofunctional biosynthetic peptidoglycan transglycosylase; translation: MAVKRGKNTKKRKFDFRNLPILIGKCILWFFLSTILWVLAYRFINPPFTSLMILRNIERKSDGKTFKTEKDWVKLSEMSDQIKRAAIAGEDQKFVHHWGFDMKAIGRAYSANKGDSTKVKGGSTISQQTAKNVFLWPGRSWVRKGFEAYFTVLIEMMWSKQRILEVYLNVIEMGDGIYGAEAASQSYYGKSCRNLNRSEAALIVACFPNPLRWTPLHPTLYIRHRQYLIMRNIRNLGPLKFK
- a CDS encoding ABC transporter ATPase encodes the protein MSFSPQSKVWIYQSDREFSDQEVSAIQQQLDGFTAQWKAHGHQLQAKAEIRYNYFIIFTVDEATAGATGCSIDASVRIIKGIETEYGADLFNRFNMAYKVDDKVIVVNKEDFETLISIKHVTPDSIVFNNMVQTLEDFQTKWEVPFKDSWHNKVFADLL